One Rattus norvegicus strain BN/NHsdMcwi chromosome 18, GRCr8, whole genome shotgun sequence DNA segment encodes these proteins:
- the Smim3 gene encoding small integral membrane protein 3 isoform X5: MSLRANMDAISQSPVDVLLPKHILDIWAIVLIILATVVIMTSLFLCPATAVIIYRMRTHPVLNGAV; encoded by the exons atgtctctcag GGCCAACATGGATGCTATCAGCCAATCCCCTGTGGATGTCCTACTGCCCAAGCATATCCTGGATATCTGGGCCATTGTCCTCATCATCCTGGCTACCGTCGTCATCATGACCTCCTTGTTCCTGTGCCCGGCCACGGCAGTCATCATCTATCGAATGCGGACTCATCCAGTTCTCAACGGGGCCGTCTGA
- the Smim3 gene encoding small integral membrane protein 3 isoform X2 yields the protein MSSIKPKHPERQKRGYSKNKTTNTTENNQLSETWHHACKPALGRQRANMDAISQSPVDVLLPKHILDIWAIVLIILATVVIMTSLFLCPATAVIIYRMRTHPVLNGAV from the exons ATGTCCAGCataaaaccaaaacatccagaaaggcAAAAGAGAGGGTACAGCAAGAACAAAACTAccaacacaacagaaaataaCCAGCTGTCTGAGACATGGCACCATGCCTGTAAGCCAGcgcttgggagacaaag GGCCAACATGGATGCTATCAGCCAATCCCCTGTGGATGTCCTACTGCCCAAGCATATCCTGGATATCTGGGCCATTGTCCTCATCATCCTGGCTACCGTCGTCATCATGACCTCCTTGTTCCTGTGCCCGGCCACGGCAGTCATCATCTATCGAATGCGGACTCATCCAGTTCTCAACGGGGCCGTCTGA
- the Smim3 gene encoding small integral membrane protein 3 isoform X4, giving the protein MPVSQRLGDKGRANMDAISQSPVDVLLPKHILDIWAIVLIILATVVIMTSLFLCPATAVIIYRMRTHPVLNGAV; this is encoded by the exons ATGCCTGTAAGCCAGcgcttgggagacaaaggcag GGCCAACATGGATGCTATCAGCCAATCCCCTGTGGATGTCCTACTGCCCAAGCATATCCTGGATATCTGGGCCATTGTCCTCATCATCCTGGCTACCGTCGTCATCATGACCTCCTTGTTCCTGTGCCCGGCCACGGCAGTCATCATCTATCGAATGCGGACTCATCCAGTTCTCAACGGGGCCGTCTGA
- the Smim3 gene encoding small integral membrane protein 3 isoform X3 encodes MSSRANMDAISQSPVDVLLPKHILDIWAIVLIILATVVIMTSLFLCPATAVIIYRMRTHPVLNGAV; translated from the coding sequence GGCCAACATGGATGCTATCAGCCAATCCCCTGTGGATGTCCTACTGCCCAAGCATATCCTGGATATCTGGGCCATTGTCCTCATCATCCTGGCTACCGTCGTCATCATGACCTCCTTGTTCCTGTGCCCGGCCACGGCAGTCATCATCTATCGAATGCGGACTCATCCAGTTCTCAACGGGGCCGTCTGA
- the Smim3 gene encoding small integral membrane protein 3 isoform X6, translating into MDAISQSPVDVLLPKHILDIWAIVLIILATVVIMTSLFLCPATAVIIYRMRTHPVLNGAV; encoded by the coding sequence ATGGATGCTATCAGCCAATCCCCTGTGGATGTCCTACTGCCCAAGCATATCCTGGATATCTGGGCCATTGTCCTCATCATCCTGGCTACCGTCGTCATCATGACCTCCTTGTTCCTGTGCCCGGCCACGGCAGTCATCATCTATCGAATGCGGACTCATCCAGTTCTCAACGGGGCCGTCTGA